A section of the Flavobacterium sp. CG_23.5 genome encodes:
- a CDS encoding TetR/AcrR family transcriptional regulator — protein MNTILSNLKIQVNEKIYVKDPETSALGKKIIEQSILLIDEIGFDNFTFKKLGEKIGSNESSIYRYFENKHKLLVYLSSWYWSWMEYKLVFTTTNISNPKEKLRKALTIVTEKVDDDHKTEHINEAVLNKIIIAEFTKTLHTKEVDQENKEGFFLIYKRVINRIVGFVNEVNPEYPFAKSLVSTIVEGALHQHFLKDHLKTITNCSQTISPTDFYIDLVEKVLS, from the coding sequence ATGAATACAATCCTATCTAATCTGAAAATACAAGTCAACGAAAAAATCTACGTTAAAGACCCTGAAACTTCTGCTTTGGGCAAAAAAATCATAGAACAAAGCATCCTTTTGATAGATGAAATTGGTTTTGATAATTTTACCTTTAAAAAATTAGGAGAAAAAATAGGTTCCAATGAAAGCTCTATCTACCGTTACTTTGAAAATAAACATAAATTATTGGTTTATTTATCCTCTTGGTATTGGAGTTGGATGGAATACAAACTTGTTTTTACTACAACAAACATCAGTAATCCAAAAGAAAAACTAAGGAAAGCATTAACTATTGTAACCGAAAAAGTGGATGACGACCACAAAACGGAACACATCAATGAAGCAGTTTTGAACAAAATTATCATTGCTGAATTTACAAAAACATTACACACTAAAGAAGTAGATCAAGAAAATAAAGAAGGCTTTTTCCTTATTTATAAAAGGGTGATTAATCGAATTGTAGGTTTTGTAAATGAGGTTAATCCCGAATATCCTTTTGCCAAATCACTTGTTTCCACAATCGTTGAAGGAGCATTACATCAACATTTTTTAAAGGATCATTTAAAAACTATAACTAATTGCAGTCAAACTATTTCGCCAACTGACTTTTACATTGATCTAGTAGAGAAGGTTTTGAGCTAA
- the gpmI gene encoding 2,3-bisphosphoglycerate-independent phosphoglycerate mutase: MNKKVILMILDGWGKSPDPKVSAIDNATIPFINSLYKNYPSAQLRTDGLNVGLPEGQMGNSEVGHMNLGAGRIVFQDLPKINLAVANNTLAKEQVLVDAFTYAKENHKKVHFLGLVSDGGVHSHTSHLRGLIDATQQYGLTDVFVHAFTDGRDVDPKSGVNYIQLLENYIANTPVKIASIIGRYYSMDRDKRWERIKLAYDLLVNGTGKHSKNAVASIEESYLNNVTDEFINPTVIVDENDKPLATIEEDDVVIFFNFRTDRGRELTEALSQEDFHEQNMHKLNLYYVTLTNYDETYKNIKVVYNKDNITETLGEVLEKANKKQIRIAETEKYPHVTFFFSGGRELPFAGESRILKNSPKVATYDLQPEMSAFELADALVPELNKGEVDFVCLNFANGDMVGHTGIMSAAIKACEAVDKCVEKVITAALANDYTTIVIADHGNCETMINPDGSPNTAHTTNPVPIILVDKELKQIHDGVLGDIAPTILTLMGIEKPAVMTCHSLL; this comes from the coding sequence ATGAACAAAAAAGTAATTCTGATGATATTGGACGGATGGGGAAAATCTCCTGATCCTAAAGTATCTGCAATTGATAATGCTACTATTCCATTTATAAATAGTTTATACAAAAATTACCCAAGCGCTCAACTTCGAACCGATGGTTTGAATGTAGGATTACCAGAAGGGCAAATGGGAAATAGTGAAGTAGGACACATGAATCTGGGTGCAGGAAGGATTGTGTTCCAAGATTTGCCTAAAATAAATCTGGCAGTCGCCAATAATACGTTGGCAAAAGAACAAGTGCTAGTGGATGCATTTACTTATGCGAAAGAAAATCACAAAAAAGTACATTTTTTAGGTTTGGTTTCTGATGGCGGTGTCCATTCTCACACCTCGCATTTACGCGGATTGATTGATGCTACACAACAATACGGATTGACAGACGTGTTTGTTCATGCCTTTACCGATGGTCGCGATGTTGATCCAAAGTCAGGTGTTAATTATATACAGCTTCTTGAAAATTACATCGCAAATACTCCTGTTAAAATTGCCTCGATAATTGGTCGCTACTATTCTATGGATAGAGATAAACGTTGGGAACGTATAAAACTGGCCTATGATTTATTGGTGAACGGAACAGGAAAACATTCAAAAAATGCTGTTGCATCAATTGAAGAAAGTTATTTAAACAATGTAACTGACGAGTTTATTAATCCAACGGTTATCGTGGATGAAAATGATAAACCACTAGCCACTATCGAGGAAGATGATGTTGTAATTTTCTTCAATTTCAGGACAGATAGAGGTCGTGAACTTACCGAAGCATTGTCGCAAGAAGATTTTCATGAGCAAAACATGCATAAACTCAATTTGTATTATGTAACGCTTACAAATTATGATGAAACTTATAAGAACATAAAAGTCGTTTACAATAAAGACAACATTACCGAAACATTAGGAGAAGTTTTAGAAAAAGCCAATAAAAAACAAATTCGCATTGCCGAAACAGAGAAATATCCACACGTGACTTTCTTCTTTTCAGGTGGAAGAGAATTACCTTTTGCAGGAGAAAGCCGAATCTTAAAAAACTCTCCAAAAGTGGCCACTTATGATTTACAACCAGAAATGAGCGCTTTCGAACTTGCAGATGCATTGGTTCCTGAACTCAATAAAGGAGAAGTCGATTTTGTTTGCCTTAATTTTGCCAATGGTGACATGGTAGGTCATACCGGTATCATGAGTGCCGCAATAAAAGCGTGTGAAGCCGTTGACAAATGTGTTGAAAAAGTGATTACCGCAGCATTAGCAAATGATTACACTACAATTGTAATTGCCGATCACGGAAACTGCGAAACCATGATTAATCCTGATGGCAGTCCAAACACAGCGCACACAACAAATCCGGTGCCTATTATCTTGGTTGACAAAGAATTGAAACAAATACACGATGGTGTTTTAGGAGACATTGCTCCAACGATATTAACGTTGATGGGAATTGAAAAACCAGCCGTTATGACTTGTCATTCGTTACTATAA
- a CDS encoding DUF5916 domain-containing protein, with protein MHKILYCCVLLFSILGYSQKKVLLTKFISDNINIDGKIDENIWKSAPIATDFIMFQPDNGKPIPENKRTEVKLLYDNDAIYVAALMYDNEPKKILKEITQRDNNGTSDLFGVFINGFNDGQQDFQFYVSASDGQADCIVTDSNGEDYSWDAVWKSKAVITDFGWVVEMRIPYAALRFSSENKQKWGLNFFREIKRDKHKYTWNFIDSKLGTFTQQTGVLEGIENIKTPTRLFLLPYSSFYVNASKGQKTYGTLKRGLDIKYGINDAFTLDMILIPDFGQTKYDDKILNLGPFEQQFNENRPFFTEGTDLFSKGNLLYSRRIGGSPSNYPTASSTETIIDNPASVNLINALKISGRTKDGLGIGILNAVTEKTYATIQNNNTGEIRREVVEPYANYNVLVLDQRFHKNSSVSFINTNVTRNGSFRDANVSALVWDLNTTKNTYNLSGNLKYSYINDTEDKKGVFYSLNFGETSGKYRYSFGTEGVSKDFNSNDLGINFETNYYNFYANTNYRILNSTKHFNSFNVNLNMYSQFQKETGKIQGNNINFNINASNKKNHSYGLNMSANPLESYDYYESRTANRFLIFPKRIGTNMYFSSNYNNKFAMDVSTSFTKLSESGRSSYGVSLGPRYRFSDKFSLVYNFNFFRQNNNKGFVDSIDEDQNAATPNAIIFANRNVLTYSNTLSGKYSLNSKMTFNIALRQYWSYAENKNFLSLEQNGRLADYMNYTQNKNSSFYSWNADLSYSWWFAPGSQVSVLYRNNAANFERDINKDFGKNVTNLLTNDQLKHVFSISVRYFIDYNSAKNIF; from the coding sequence ATGCACAAAATACTTTATTGCTGCGTACTTCTATTTTCAATTCTTGGCTATAGCCAAAAAAAAGTATTACTAACTAAATTCATTTCGGACAACATAAACATTGACGGGAAAATAGATGAAAACATCTGGAAATCAGCTCCAATTGCTACTGATTTTATCATGTTTCAACCCGATAATGGCAAGCCAATTCCCGAAAATAAAAGAACCGAAGTAAAATTATTATATGACAATGACGCGATTTACGTTGCCGCATTAATGTATGATAATGAGCCTAAAAAAATCTTAAAAGAAATTACACAAAGGGATAATAACGGTACTTCCGACTTATTTGGGGTTTTCATAAATGGTTTTAATGATGGTCAACAAGATTTTCAATTTTACGTTTCGGCATCCGATGGCCAAGCAGATTGTATCGTAACCGATTCAAATGGCGAGGATTATTCATGGGATGCGGTATGGAAAAGCAAAGCGGTAATTACTGATTTTGGTTGGGTTGTAGAAATGCGAATTCCGTATGCAGCATTGAGATTTTCTAGTGAAAACAAACAAAAATGGGGACTCAACTTTTTTCGAGAAATAAAAAGAGACAAACATAAATACACGTGGAATTTCATTGATTCAAAATTAGGTACTTTCACGCAACAGACAGGAGTACTAGAAGGCATTGAGAATATAAAAACACCTACGCGTCTTTTTCTTTTGCCCTACTCCTCTTTTTATGTCAATGCCAGTAAGGGACAAAAAACCTACGGGACGCTAAAACGTGGTTTAGATATAAAGTACGGAATAAACGATGCTTTTACGCTCGATATGATCCTTATTCCGGATTTTGGTCAAACAAAATACGATGATAAAATTTTGAATTTAGGTCCTTTCGAACAACAATTTAATGAAAATAGGCCTTTTTTTACCGAAGGGACGGATTTGTTTAGCAAAGGAAATTTATTGTATTCCAGAAGAATTGGTGGAAGTCCATCAAATTATCCAACAGCTTCATCTACTGAAACAATTATTGATAACCCTGCAAGTGTAAATTTAATCAATGCGTTGAAAATTTCGGGAAGAACAAAAGACGGTTTGGGAATAGGAATTTTAAATGCCGTAACCGAAAAAACCTACGCAACAATACAAAATAATAATACTGGGGAAATTAGAAGAGAGGTTGTAGAACCTTATGCTAACTACAATGTATTAGTTCTGGATCAGCGCTTTCATAAAAATTCTTCGGTGTCATTTATTAATACCAATGTAACTCGAAACGGAAGTTTTCGTGATGCAAATGTATCGGCATTAGTTTGGGATTTAAATACTACAAAAAACACCTATAATCTTTCGGGGAATTTAAAATACAGTTATATCAACGATACCGAAGATAAGAAAGGGGTGTTTTACTCCTTAAACTTTGGTGAAACGAGTGGGAAATATCGATACAGTTTTGGAACCGAAGGTGTTTCGAAAGATTTTAACAGCAATGATTTAGGTATTAATTTCGAAACTAATTATTACAATTTTTACGCAAATACAAATTACAGAATTCTAAATTCAACAAAACATTTCAATTCCTTTAATGTGAATTTAAATATGTATTCGCAATTTCAAAAAGAGACCGGGAAAATACAAGGAAATAATATCAATTTTAACATTAACGCATCAAATAAAAAAAACCATTCTTATGGCTTAAATATGAGTGCCAATCCTCTTGAATCATATGACTATTATGAATCCAGAACTGCAAATAGATTTTTGATTTTTCCCAAAAGGATTGGCACTAACATGTACTTCTCGTCAAATTACAACAATAAATTCGCGATGGATGTAAGCACTTCTTTTACTAAACTAAGTGAATCCGGAAGAAGTTCTTATGGCGTATCACTCGGGCCCCGATATCGATTCAGCGACAAGTTTTCTTTGGTTTATAATTTTAACTTTTTTAGACAAAATAACAACAAAGGTTTCGTCGACAGTATTGATGAGGACCAGAATGCAGCGACGCCAAACGCTATTATCTTTGCCAATAGAAACGTACTCACTTATTCCAACACACTTTCGGGAAAATACTCACTCAACAGTAAAATGACTTTTAATATTGCTTTGCGCCAATATTGGTCTTATGCGGAAAATAAAAACTTTTTATCATTGGAACAAAACGGAAGACTGGCTGATTACATGAATTACACCCAAAACAAGAACTCCAGTTTCTATTCCTGGAATGCTGATTTATCTTATTCGTGGTGGTTTGCCCCAGGAAGTCAGGTCTCGGTTTTATACAGGAACAATGCTGCCAACTTTGAACGGGACATCAATAAGGATTTTGGTAAAAACGTAACTAATTTATTGACTAACGACCAACTAAAACATGTATTCTCCATCAGTGTTCGTTATTTTATAGATTACAATTCTGCAAAAAACATATTCTAA
- a CDS encoding DUF5916 domain-containing protein, with the protein MTKYQYLPLLFFIICNITTYSQKKVLHAKSINENITIDGKINEEIWKNSAVATDFVMYEPDNGKPISADKKTEVKVLYDNNAIYIAAILYDNEPEKIKKEITNRDVFGVSDVFSVYINGFNDGQQDFRFFVSSAGVQMDCLATEDNEDFTWDAIWDSKATLTDFGWVVEMKIPYAALRFSNAEKQTWGINFMREIKRDVQKYTWNRVDTKIGAVIPQAGILEGIENINTPTRLFLIPYISAYHQQDAFASDRTFKAGLDIKYGINDSFTLDAILVPDFGQTKFDNAILNLEPFEQRLDENRPFFTEGTDLFNKGGLFYSRRIGGAPSTEPQIADNEEITNYPSSVKLINAVKVSGRTEKGLGIGFLNAITKKTFATIRNNDTNETRKEVIEPLTNYNVLVFDQRFNQNSSVSFVNTNTTRNGEFRDANVSALLFDLNTKANTYSLFGDFKYSSINTIEDYTGFKTALTFAKTSGKYRYYVSGKYLSRDYDINDLGIIFYTNYHSALANASYRILNPIKYFNTFKVEQELNLEIQNTTGKLQEGWYKTVIKARSRGNNYFELALVIIPSETFDFYEPRENGRYLQIPRRIASYFGTEFNSNNAFTFDFTPSFTLFDQDGRITYGLALGPKYRFNDKFSLSYILDYTNKKNDIGWAAFDKAGIIFGERNREILQNDLTGKYALNNKMTINLTARYYWSYSQNHEFFTLQNDGYLIPNPNYIKNKDRNFNSWNFDLSYSWWFAPGSEISFLYRNYSLERASTVEKNLSTNFKSVFNGNLTNVVSVSLRYFIDYNVIKN; encoded by the coding sequence ATGACGAAATATCAGTATTTGCCTTTGCTTTTTTTCATTATTTGCAACATTACAACTTATAGCCAAAAAAAAGTTCTTCATGCTAAATCCATAAATGAGAACATTACTATTGACGGCAAAATCAACGAAGAGATTTGGAAAAATAGCGCCGTAGCCACTGATTTTGTCATGTACGAACCTGATAACGGAAAACCAATTAGTGCTGATAAAAAAACAGAAGTAAAAGTATTGTACGATAACAATGCCATTTATATTGCTGCTATATTATACGATAACGAGCCTGAAAAAATAAAAAAAGAAATAACCAATCGCGATGTTTTTGGTGTATCTGATGTTTTTTCGGTTTATATTAACGGATTCAATGATGGACAGCAAGATTTTAGATTTTTCGTAAGTTCAGCAGGTGTTCAAATGGATTGTTTGGCAACCGAAGACAATGAAGATTTTACTTGGGACGCCATTTGGGACAGTAAAGCAACCCTTACTGACTTTGGTTGGGTCGTAGAAATGAAAATCCCTTATGCAGCTTTACGATTTTCGAATGCTGAAAAACAAACTTGGGGCATCAATTTTATGCGTGAAATAAAACGCGATGTTCAAAAATACACTTGGAATAGAGTGGACACCAAGATTGGCGCAGTAATTCCACAAGCTGGAATCCTTGAAGGAATAGAAAATATTAACACTCCAACCCGCCTTTTTTTAATACCCTATATTTCAGCATACCATCAACAAGATGCTTTTGCTTCTGACAGAACATTCAAAGCTGGTTTAGATATAAAATACGGAATTAATGATTCCTTTACACTGGATGCCATTTTAGTTCCTGACTTTGGACAGACAAAATTTGACAATGCTATTTTAAATCTCGAGCCTTTCGAGCAAAGGCTTGATGAAAACCGCCCTTTTTTTACTGAAGGAACGGATCTATTTAATAAAGGCGGATTATTTTATTCCAGAAGAATTGGTGGGGCACCGAGTACAGAACCACAAATTGCAGATAACGAAGAAATCACAAATTATCCTAGTAGCGTAAAATTAATCAATGCTGTAAAAGTATCAGGTAGAACGGAGAAAGGTTTAGGAATTGGTTTTTTGAATGCTATTACTAAAAAAACGTTTGCTACTATTAGAAATAATGACACCAACGAAACCAGAAAAGAAGTTATTGAACCTTTAACGAATTATAATGTATTAGTTTTTGACCAGCGCTTTAATCAGAACTCATCTGTTTCGTTTGTAAATACAAATACGACACGTAATGGAGAATTTAGAGACGCAAATGTTTCCGCACTATTATTTGACTTGAATACAAAAGCAAATACTTATAGCTTATTTGGTGATTTTAAATACAGTTCCATAAACACAATCGAAGATTATACAGGCTTTAAGACGGCATTAACCTTTGCAAAAACAAGCGGAAAATATCGATATTATGTTTCCGGAAAATATCTTTCACGAGATTATGACATTAACGACTTAGGAATTATTTTTTACACCAATTATCATAGTGCTTTAGCTAACGCCAGCTACAGAATATTGAATCCCATAAAATATTTCAATACATTTAAGGTCGAACAGGAACTGAATTTAGAAATTCAAAATACCACTGGCAAATTGCAAGAAGGTTGGTATAAAACGGTTATAAAGGCAAGATCACGAGGCAACAATTATTTTGAATTGGCATTGGTAATAATCCCATCCGAAACGTTCGATTTTTACGAGCCACGTGAAAACGGAAGATATTTACAAATCCCAAGGAGAATAGCATCTTATTTTGGAACTGAATTCAATAGCAATAATGCTTTTACTTTTGACTTCACTCCAAGTTTTACGCTATTTGACCAAGACGGCAGAATTACTTATGGCCTAGCTTTAGGTCCGAAATACAGGTTTAATGACAAATTTTCACTCTCCTATATATTAGATTACACCAACAAAAAAAATGATATAGGATGGGCGGCATTTGATAAGGCGGGAATTATTTTTGGTGAACGAAATAGAGAAATATTACAAAATGACCTCACGGGAAAATATGCCCTAAACAATAAAATGACGATCAATCTTACCGCAAGATATTATTGGTCCTATTCCCAAAATCATGAATTTTTCACGCTCCAAAACGACGGTTATTTAATTCCGAATCCTAATTACATCAAAAATAAAGATCGGAATTTTAATTCATGGAATTTTGATTTATCCTATTCATGGTGGTTTGCACCCGGAAGTGAAATTTCATTCCTATATCGAAATTATTCCCTTGAACGAGCCAGCACTGTTGAGAAAAATTTATCTACAAACTTTAAAAGTGTTTTTAATGGCAATCTAACAAATGTGGTTTCCGTAAGTCTTCGCTATTTTATTGATTATAATGTGATAAAAAATTAA
- a CDS encoding murein L,D-transpeptidase catalytic domain family protein, with protein MIYKIFPAILFLLFSFTPSKTNFSEPKSIKPAVYAKVTTSSIDAKIEMVYSSLHSNQFGLPKLESFTEALKGFYLLKEKGLVQKDILTLVDFSLSSSTKRLWVIDLTTNTILYNSLVAHGRNTGDDFASSFSNSAESFKSSLGFYSTGEIYNGKHGMSLKLDGLEKGVNDNARNRGVVMHAADYVSNSFVKSNHRLGRSQGCPAIPVELSKDIINAIKNKSCLFIYHPSRSFKLRSELIS; from the coding sequence ATGATTTATAAGATATTCCCTGCAATTCTATTCTTGCTTTTTTCATTTACTCCAAGCAAAACAAATTTTTCTGAGCCAAAGAGCATTAAACCTGCAGTTTATGCTAAAGTAACAACCTCTAGCATAGATGCTAAGATTGAAATGGTTTACAGTAGTCTGCATTCCAACCAATTTGGCTTGCCTAAATTGGAAAGTTTCACGGAAGCCCTGAAAGGTTTTTATTTGTTGAAAGAAAAAGGATTAGTTCAAAAAGACATTTTGACTTTAGTAGATTTTAGTTTGTCATCGAGTACCAAAAGACTTTGGGTAATCGATTTGACAACAAATACTATATTGTATAACTCTCTTGTTGCACATGGAAGAAATACTGGCGATGATTTTGCTTCTTCTTTTTCCAACTCGGCAGAGTCTTTTAAAAGTAGTTTAGGGTTTTACTCAACAGGTGAAATTTATAACGGCAAACATGGAATGTCTCTTAAGCTTGATGGATTAGAAAAGGGTGTAAATGATAATGCTAGAAATAGAGGCGTGGTTATGCATGCTGCGGATTATGTTTCTAATTCATTTGTAAAGAGCAACCATAGGTTAGGAAGAAGCCAAGGTTGTCCTGCTATACCGGTAGAGTTATCTAAGGATATCATCAATGCGATAAAAAACAAATCATGTTTGTTTATCTATCATCCTTCAAGAAGTTTTAAATTGAGGTCGGAATTAATTTCCTGA
- the pepE gene encoding dipeptidase PepE, which yields MKNSIIASTSTLHGGDYLDYILPELQLHFKECATILFIPYARPGGISHEDYTEKVTLAFAKINIAVKGIHEFENAASAIQNAEGIFTGGGNTFLLVSQLYKNNSMIVLAETVKNGTPYLGTSAGSNICGLTMQTTNDMPIVYPPSFKTLGLIPFNLNPHYLDADVQSKHMGETRETRIQEFHAFNSVPVLGLREGSWLDVKGSTIILKGNLSARLFRQNQIPVELESGTDLSFIK from the coding sequence ATGAAAAACAGCATTATCGCCAGTACCTCCACTCTTCACGGTGGAGACTATTTAGACTATATTTTACCTGAATTACAGTTACATTTCAAGGAATGCGCAACAATTCTTTTTATTCCTTATGCACGTCCCGGAGGTATTTCACATGAGGATTACACTGAAAAAGTTACTTTGGCTTTCGCCAAAATAAATATAGCCGTGAAAGGAATTCATGAATTTGAAAATGCGGCATCAGCAATCCAAAACGCGGAAGGAATTTTTACCGGTGGTGGCAATACGTTTTTATTGGTATCCCAATTGTACAAAAACAACAGCATGATCGTTCTTGCAGAAACGGTGAAAAACGGGACTCCATATTTAGGAACTAGCGCAGGAAGCAATATTTGTGGATTAACGATGCAAACCACTAATGACATGCCTATTGTTTATCCGCCAAGTTTTAAAACTTTGGGACTAATTCCTTTTAATTTGAATCCTCATTATCTAGATGCCGATGTTCAATCGAAACATATGGGGGAAACTCGCGAAACCAGAATACAAGAATTTCATGCTTTCAACTCGGTTCCTGTATTGGGACTGCGAGAAGGAAGTTGGCTAGATGTAAAAGGGTCAACAATTATTTTGAAAGGGAATTTATCAGCCCGGCTTTTTAGACAAAACCAAATTCCGGTAGAATTAGAAAGCGGAACCGATTTAAGTTTTATAAAATAA
- a CDS encoding carboxypeptidase-like regulatory domain-containing protein codes for MAQETIPVQLNGKVSTGLSNLEGVYVINLKTEKAAITDKDGYFSIPAAVGDTLMFSAIQFRAIKVNLTKIFFEQDLFSVMMMPIVNQLKEVIVKNHSNINALSLGIIPKGQKSYTEAERKLYTATDLNASSSASVRGMAGGSISADPLLNFLSGRTKMLKKEIEVEKKESYLRKLENMFDMDYFMKKLKIPSEYVKGFEYYAVENEKFIKILNSNNITVTEFLLGELAAKFNEITASENK; via the coding sequence ATGGCGCAAGAAACAATTCCAGTACAATTGAATGGAAAAGTTAGTACGGGTTTGTCCAACCTCGAGGGGGTTTACGTCATCAATTTGAAAACTGAAAAAGCTGCAATTACTGATAAGGATGGCTATTTTTCCATTCCCGCAGCAGTTGGCGACACACTAATGTTCTCAGCCATTCAATTTAGAGCGATAAAGGTTAATTTAACCAAAATTTTTTTTGAACAAGATTTATTTTCTGTGATGATGATGCCAATTGTGAATCAATTAAAAGAAGTCATCGTTAAAAATCACAGCAATATCAATGCATTATCGCTGGGAATTATTCCAAAAGGACAAAAGTCATATACGGAGGCAGAGCGTAAATTGTATACTGCTACCGATCTTAATGCCTCTTCAAGTGCAAGTGTGAGGGGAATGGCTGGTGGTTCGATTTCTGCGGATCCTTTATTAAATTTTCTTTCCGGAAGGACTAAAATGCTAAAAAAAGAGATTGAAGTCGAAAAAAAGGAATCATATTTGAGAAAATTAGAAAATATGTTTGATATGGATTATTTTATGAAGAAGTTAAAAATACCTTCGGAATATGTGAAGGGATTTGAGTATTATGCGGTAGAAAATGAAAAGTTTATCAAAATTCTAAATTCAAATAATATAACCGTAACCGAATTTTTACTAGGAGAATTAGCGGCTAAGTTTAACGAAATTACCGCCAGTGAAAATAAATAA